Below is a genomic region from Triticum dicoccoides isolate Atlit2015 ecotype Zavitan chromosome 5A, WEW_v2.0, whole genome shotgun sequence.
ggggtgcgacacgaacacggcaggtttttccttttgaacttgtgacttgtaaaatttggttctgcttcaTGGCGcggccgatagatagaaataacgatattCTCTAGAGTAATGAGAATTTTGGTTTTAGCGCGGtttatgcatggagtacgtacgaaaattatgaagttgatgtaaATGGTTAGATAATTATTAGTAGtacaatatactactacatggatttgacgaaaagataaagatacatacggatccatcaacgacatcctcacgtcctagtgcgccgggtcaccaaccgacgtgtgaggaggaaCGGCGTTGGCGACgaactcaacgtgcttctgaacaatgccgtccaaggttgccatgTGGTTCAAAAAGTCCAGTGTCCTAACGTCCTCTTCTTgcacgtagtagtccttgtggacgatttgcgtgtagacgtgagtgattatgtcgatggtgttttGTTGCACcaagcgctgcgcggcgagcgtgacctcgagATGAACATTTTCCGACGCGATGGCGGGCAGTCCACTACTTGaaaaaagcttatacacagacgcttactagtagcacgGGTTTATGCAGCGAGGTGTAAAAactcgcgctactagtaagtactgGGCTTTTTAACAACCTGAAATCCCCATCTCGTCcaaatcgagctcccctcctcgctgcCGCCGCCCCACGAATCTGCACACACACTCCACATTCTTCGCCAATTCCCCAAacccaccgccgccgcgccgctcTCCTCTAACCCAACCACGCCGGCGGTGGCCCCCCCTCCCCCAAGCACCGGCGACCTCCTCGTCCTCCAGCGCCGAACTCCAACCTTCTCCTTCTCTCCCAAGCGAAGGGAAAGAGGGAAGGCCCCAGATCGGGCGAGGCCAGATCCACGGCGGCATCGGCGCGCCATCGTCGACCTAGGCTGCGACCACCAtggtcgccgtcgtcgtctcctcCATGGAGGTCCGACCCGCCAGGATCAAGCCGCGGCCTGAGCCTGCCATGGGGAATCCGCCCCGATTGCAGCGTGTAGGCAGGCACtgtaggaagaggaagagggaggagggagggggaCGGGGGAGGGCAGCGCCCGTAGCCGCGTGCACGTGGCCGTGGCGCCGGAGTGGCGGAGGAGGGGTAGGGCGGTGCTCGTCGCGGCGGCCTCGACAGGCAACTACGTGGTGCCACCTTCCTCCAACACCGGCCGCCTCGTGCTGCGGCTGCTGGCAGTGGCGCAGCGAGTCTCCCACCTTACCACCACCGCTGCTTGCCGTCCGTCCCTCCTTCCGTCCATGGCGGCGGCGACCTCCGGCGTCAGCAGGCTCAGCGCGGTGGCAGGCAACAACAACGGCGACGTCGGCCTCCAAGACTCCTGGCCTCTGTTGGAATATGTAGGTACCCATTCCTTCCCCTTCCCCTTCACTTGATGCCCGCTCTATTCAAATCTGTTTCATCCTCTGTTACAACTTGTTTGCTCTCTATTTTTTGGATATGTGCTAGTCTGTATGAATGTATAATTGGTACGTAGCTCAAAACAAAACTTGCAAATGGTTCAATACATTTACAGGCACCACCGGGATGGCATGATTGAACGTAAAAAGCAAATACCATGACTAACGAAACTGAAAAATTAAACACTTTCTTCCTCGTCCTGGGTGAAAACCATGTGAGTGCTTGCACGATGCATCAAACGTAGTATCTGAAACAGATTAtcctcctgcctgcctgcctgcaagTGGATGTTTTGTAATGGCACTGCACGCCGTCTCAGACGGCTGTCGCCGGTGGCGAGGTTAAATATTCTTCTTGTGATTGGCCCGAGACAGTGTTTGATGGCTGAAGattgcacgtgcttgtgttggtaacTTAACTGTCCTTTTAGCTATATACAGAAGTATGAGAAGTTAAGTTGCCAGTTAGACTTCTTTGCATACACATAGCGTATGTATGATGTTTAAGAAAGGTCAACCGGTATGCTCGCCACTATGATTTTCTCATACTTCTGACGCTTCTGTAGTTTTCTCTGTCAGCATTGATCTGTGATTAAAGTTTAGTTTCATAAAATGAAACTTATCGTGTACTTGTACAAACTAGCCAGTAATTTTTCTAGCAGCATTGTTTTCGGCCAAGGACCTGAAAAGAGTTTTGGCTTTGCAAGGGTGGTCATGTTTCTAAACAGCTGAAACATCCTCCTTAACTTGTTTCTGCATTACTGCCAGAGAAGTAGTATCTGTAAACAACGTTTTTGCTGCATTTTTATACCTATGTATGGGTCATCCTACATTCTCAAGTAAATGAGGTTTGTGTTCCTGAACAAACGTCGGCAGTTTTGATGGAGCTGACGGTATTTTGTCGCTGGACATGCATCCATCTTACTCAATGTCAGAATGGACATGAAAGAATCAGCAGTTAAGTTTGTGATCTGCTGTGGAGCTCTACTAAATTAGTATTTTTGAAGGAAATATTAGTGGCATTTACATGTATAAGATACTTGCATCTTGCTAATCTAGTATTTTTTTGAGTGTGCGAGAGATTGTCGTTAATTCAATATCAGGATACTATTCATCATTGTTTCCGATCATTAAAATGTGGGCAGGTGGCTAAGAAGAAGAATAGCACTGTAGCAAGTTTGATGGGCACACTTGCTATATCTTCCATGAGTGTTATTTCGCCAGAAAAAAAGTGTTGTAATTGGAAGGAACTGATGCTTGCACCTCATCTGATCTGGAATAACTATAATCCTTTGTCTTCTCCTGACATTCTCCTTGATCCCATCTTGTTCAcgcgtagaggggggggggggggtctgggACTTGAACCCACCCCACCATACTTTTGTTTGTCCAAATTGAGACGACGTACTTTTTTCTTGAAAAGGAATGCTAACTTCAGATCAATTTGATATAGATTTTGAGCTCGCCCATCCTATTTTCTGTCACTGTCTAGATTAGACGATGCAGATATGGTTGAGCTCAAGGTTAACGGAGACAGAAATTGTCAGGTCTAACTACCGGATTCAGTTTTCTGTTTACTTTTTGAGAATAGTATATTTATTATCATTAGTACAGACCTGCTCTACAAGTACTTATCTCTTTCTGGATCATCCTTTTAAGCAGTTTCGGGCATTGTCTCATCAATTTTACCGAACTCCTGAACACCATAGATTTGTGCGGCAACAGGTGGTCAATCAGGTTAGTATTGTGAATTCAGGCATTCCATCCCCTCTCATAGTAAATTAAGTGTTATTTTAACACTGACCACCTTGCATAAACACCGGTGCAACACAGCCGTATGTACAAGAAGCAGAGCGCATCAGTTCATGCTCGAGCCCCGAAGAAGGTAGCAATGTTTGGGTTTTCCTCAAGGATGTTGGACACTATTTACATTATGTTAGATGCAGATAATGTTGTTGATTTACGAGAATTATTTATTTACCTAGTGGATCCCCAATTATATATTTGTCCCTATCAATGCAAATGTTGAGCCATGTTCCACTTTTACTGCTCTACATTATATTTTCACTGCCTGAAGGGGTTAGTATGCTCCTTATCTTTTTCACTGATTGTCTTTTTCATCGACATGCACCGCATTATTTTTCCGTGTCATTCTTCTGAAGAATCTGAAGTTTCTGAACCTTTGTTGGTAATGCTGTAGGGTTCTGGTGGCGATGTCGACGGTCGTCGAGAGGTTCGTGGACTGGATGGTGTCGTGGCTGCTGATGTACGGAGAGGCGAAGCTGCTGCTCGTCATCTACCTCTGGCACCCCAGCACACGGGTAAGCAGTCGATCAGACACCCCGAGCCCGAGAGATGATCAACATTTCAGATAGACTTGATTTGGTATGTGGTCAATTCTGAATCTGACTCTTAATGGTGTTCGGATTTCAGGGTGCGGGGCATGTGTACGATGGCTTCCTCCATCTGTTGGTGGCGTTACACGAGGCCGACATCGACCGGGGCCTGCTTGAGCTGATGGCTAGGGCGAGGGACGTGACGACGTCACAACTCAAGGCGGTGGCTGCCATCGGTCAAGTGTGGCTAGTCGAGGCTGCCCGCTGTGTTTCGTTGCAGTTGCAGGCCGCGAGATCAGGCCGGGAAGGCGCCACGCATTGACGAGTGAGCCAATTTTTGGATCGGACCATAACAACGTGTCTCAATCTCTGACCTCTAGAAGTAGTGGTAAAGTTTTGAATTTGCATGGCAAGAACCACTTACGTAGGTAGGTGACACACACAACATTATGTTTACACTCTTACTTGTGTAAAAGATATGAATTATATACGAGTTGCCTCTACAATGAGGAACTGTGATAGTAGATACTGCAATTGTGTGATAGAATGGAATTgattgattttattttattttaattttcaatAAGTTAGTAGTAGGATGGGAAAAAACTGCTCGttactagtatttaggatactagtagcaTTGGTAGTATGGACACACTATTACTATTtcgttactagtagcgcgggtacgaaATAGAGTAGCATGggtggcacacgctactactaacaaagttagtagtagcgcgggtttaatccgtgctactactaactattagctgtagcgcgatgCTGGTTGCGCGGGTACCCGCGCAGCTAGGAGCCATTTTACCCatgctgctagtagcctttttatTAGTAGTGGTCGTAGggtcaccagtgcgtcgaagaggttgtcactatAGAGGCTGTTGAGGGTGTCACTATAGAggctgttgagggtggcgggcatcgcagagcctgggcacgtgggctggaggcatacgtcaaggtCGTTCATGAGCTTCTTGAGAATGGTGAatttgtcgaggaagccgacgaggacctcgacctcgtcaaacaaggagatgaagttgtcgtccaagaggcctctcgccctggcggcctcaagcatgaCTTGAACCTCGacaaacaaggagacgaagttgccGTCCAGGAGGcctctcgccctggcggcctcaagcacgacTTGGAGATGTTCCTCCGTGTCGGGCCGCAGgc
It encodes:
- the LOC119302415 gene encoding uncharacterized protein LOC119302415 isoform X2 translates to MVAVVVSSMEVRPARIKPRPEPAMGNPPRLQRVGRHCRKRKREEGGGRGRAAPVAACTWPWRRSGGGGVGRCSSRRPRQATTWCHLPPTPAASCCGCWQWRSESPTLPPPLLAVRPSFRPWRRRPPASAGSARWQATTTATSASKTPGLCWNIFGHCLINFTELLNTIDLCGNRWSISRMYKKQSASVHARAPKKVAMFGFSSRMLDTIYIMLDADNVVDLRELFIYLVDPQLYICPYQCKC
- the LOC119302415 gene encoding uncharacterized protein LOC119302415 isoform X1, with translation MVAVVVSSMEVRPARIKPRPEPAMGNPPRLQRVGRHCRKRKREEGGGRGRAAPVAACTWPWRRSGGGGVGRCSSRRPRQATTWCHLPPTPAASCCGCWQWRSESPTLPPPLLAVRPSFRPWRRRPPASAGSARWQATTTATSASKTPGLCWNIFGHCLINFTELLNTIDLCGNRWSIRVLVAMSTVVERFVDWMVSWLLMYGEAKLLLVIYLWHPSTRGAGHVYDGFLHLLVALHEADIDRGLLELMARARDVTTSQLKAVAAIGQVWLVEAARCVSLQLQAARSGREGATH
- the LOC119302415 gene encoding HVA22-like protein i isoform X3; this encodes MLEPRRRVLVAMSTVVERFVDWMVSWLLMYGEAKLLLVIYLWHPSTRGAGHVYDGFLHLLVALHEADIDRGLLELMARARDVTTSQLKAVAAIGQVWLVEAARCVSLQLQAARSGREGATH